The segment TTTTCCTCCAAGGATATTCCAGGAGCACTGTCCAACCTACGGGATTACCTGCACGTTACTTCACCCCGACTGATACCCGGATCAAGGATCAAAGGTTATGTTGCCTATTCCAGGCTCAGGCATGACCACGGCAAAGAAAAACTCATGAGAAGAAGAATGAGACGGCATGGTGTTACCAGAGAAGAGGCTGAAGAGTACTATGCTGACTATCAGCAAGATTTTTTTCCTGACGGCCCTTTTGTCCTGATTCGAAGTACAAGTACGGGGAACAATACCTATCCATTTTATATCAGACGCCTTTTCTTGGACTCCCCTGGTGAAGGAAAATTCAACACCTTTGGGATCAACCCCGCTGCAGGCGTGGAGTATTTCTGATCGACCTTGCTCATTGCAACGCGAACAAAAGCATAGCAATTTCAAATGGTTAGATTGCACATCCACAAGAGAAGGCAAAGCAGGCACTCCTAACATAACCACTTGTTTTATTAATATTTTCTCTCAACTTGTTCTTATGAACCGCCGCGCAGGCGGCTTAGAAAATCCAGGTGTCCGGCGGTACCGTGGCCGCTATATGAACCGCCGCGCAGGCGGCTTAGAAACTAAGTTTATATCACCGTTTACCCCGACACCTATGAACCGCCGCGCAGGCGGCTTAGAAATCGTGGAGGAGATGCACCGTTTCAAACACTGAATGAACCGCCGCGCAGGCGGCTTAGAAATTGATGAGCGCCAACGCTCAACGGCCCACGGCATGAACCGCCGCGCAGGCGGCTTAGAAATGATCCAGCAGGGCCATGCGGTGATCATACGTATGAACCGCCGCGCAGGCGGCTTAGAAATACGCGGAGATGCAGATCCAACTCATCGACGCATGAACCGCCGCGCAGGCGGCTTAGAAAACCCCGTCGTCGATCGTCACGCTTCCCGGCGCATGAACCGCCGCGCAGGCGGCTTAGAAAAGCTCGTCAATCACCAGCGTGGACCCGTGCTCATGAACCGCCGCGCAGGCGGCTTAGAAAACCGGGACAGGCTCCCAGGTCGCCTCGATCTCATGAACCGCCGCGCAGGCGGCTTAGAAATCAGCCGTGTTCCGTATGGACCGGCGCAGGTAATGAACCGCCGCGCAGGCGGCTTAGAAAGCGTAGTTCTTCCT is part of the Desulfonatronum sp. SC1 genome and harbors:
- the cas6f gene encoding type I-F CRISPR-associated endoribonuclease Cas6/Csy4, translating into MRKYVQITLIPDEVSGVTGPVLMSHVMQALHNHFVRIKDSRDSVPFGVSFPEYDENKPTLGDKVYVHGWDKDFSSKDIPGALSNLRDYLHVTSPRLIPGSRIKGYVAYSRLRHDHGKEKLMRRRMRRHGVTREEAEEYYADYQQDFFPDGPFVLIRSTSTGNNTYPFYIRRLFLDSPGEGKFNTFGINPAAGVEYF